One Nostoc sp. UHCC 0302 DNA window includes the following coding sequences:
- a CDS encoding AAA family ATPase, translating into MTPPIVKRYLIAFEKYKWIGLASFALVVAGSTVVAVQPEPPATYVASAALTYSGPPVSFSATGTEIQQQGKELNEQVLLSDSIIETVAAKVNVKAKLLGANVALTVPKKNPRTGELESTILELKYKDTDPKRATEIVVELMQAMIKLSGDINTGRLKAIIQKINERSPQAKQELQAAEKKLEQYDRIERTAILAAENGSLLNGITASQNLQRQIQLTVSGLDAQIRSLQGKLGLNVGQAYVSSALSADPIIASLRSQIYQAESQIAVLRKDLRPEHPTMIQLQRQKQAAEELLQQRAAEVLGGGGIAAPLRGNVTGIRTQSSLDPARQELANQMVSLQTQRETLQQQLAQEIQQEARLRQEYSLIPNKQLERSRLEQEVGLKKAVYDQMQAKLTDSKTAEAETISSLSVARLPSVIADIKPPKSVPVTLAVGGFLGLVVGGGVIFLLGSLEGTYKTKEDIRETLKQREVPLLGELPLMPVDDLGLEALPVVLSQDSPYLEFLEKFRSNLRRIGGRDLKVVLITSTSSQEGKTTSAYNLGIASARAGKRTLIIETDLRSPSRCTSLKVTSDPDAIIEPLHYYASLSECIRLVPDVENLYILPSPGPVRQSAAVLESSEMRRLIEDVRQRYDLVILDTNSLSLSNDALLIQPYSDGIVLVARPNYTQENMFGEAIDQLVESELGLLGAIINGTDIIVTVPETVIQSPTSSRDIEAEAEEVSAGVNNNN; encoded by the coding sequence ATGACCCCACCAATTGTTAAGCGCTATCTTATTGCTTTTGAGAAGTACAAATGGATTGGATTAGCTAGTTTTGCTTTAGTTGTAGCGGGGTCAACAGTGGTAGCTGTGCAACCAGAACCACCCGCCACCTATGTAGCATCTGCCGCACTTACCTATTCTGGCCCGCCAGTTTCTTTTTCTGCGACTGGTACTGAAATTCAGCAGCAAGGAAAAGAACTTAATGAACAAGTTTTGCTGTCAGACTCGATAATTGAAACTGTAGCTGCGAAAGTAAATGTTAAAGCGAAACTGCTTGGTGCAAATGTAGCTCTGACTGTACCTAAAAAAAATCCTCGGACTGGAGAATTAGAATCCACAATCCTGGAACTGAAATATAAGGATACAGACCCTAAGCGAGCTACAGAGATAGTGGTCGAGTTAATGCAAGCTATGATCAAGCTGAGTGGTGATATTAATACTGGGCGATTAAAAGCAATTATTCAAAAAATTAACGAACGTTCACCACAAGCTAAGCAAGAATTACAAGCTGCTGAGAAAAAGCTGGAACAATATGATCGCATCGAGCGTACAGCAATATTAGCAGCGGAGAACGGCAGTTTGCTCAACGGTATTACTGCTAGCCAAAATCTGCAACGGCAAATTCAACTGACTGTTTCTGGGCTTGATGCCCAGATTCGTAGTTTACAAGGTAAGTTGGGTTTAAATGTTGGACAGGCTTATGTTTCTTCTGCTTTGAGTGCTGATCCAATTATTGCTAGTTTGCGATCGCAAATTTATCAAGCTGAGTCGCAAATCGCCGTTCTCAGGAAAGATTTACGTCCCGAACACCCGACAATGATTCAGTTGCAACGTCAGAAACAAGCTGCTGAGGAATTACTACAACAGCGAGCAGCTGAGGTATTAGGTGGTGGTGGGATAGCAGCCCCGCTGCGAGGCAATGTTACAGGTATTCGCACCCAAAGCAGCTTAGACCCAGCACGCCAGGAACTGGCAAACCAGATGGTGTCTTTGCAAACCCAACGTGAGACACTGCAACAACAACTAGCCCAGGAAATCCAGCAAGAGGCGCGACTACGGCAGGAATATTCTCTTATACCGAATAAGCAATTAGAGCGATCGCGTCTAGAACAGGAAGTTGGACTCAAAAAAGCAGTTTATGACCAAATGCAGGCCAAGCTAACCGATTCTAAAACCGCAGAAGCAGAAACCATTAGTAGCCTTAGTGTTGCCAGACTACCTTCAGTCATCGCTGATATCAAACCCCCTAAGAGCGTACCTGTTACTTTGGCTGTGGGTGGTTTCTTGGGTTTAGTCGTTGGTGGCGGGGTAATATTTTTGTTAGGGTCACTGGAAGGTACTTACAAAACCAAAGAGGATATCCGCGAAACCCTCAAGCAAAGAGAAGTGCCACTGCTGGGAGAATTACCTTTAATGCCAGTTGATGATTTGGGGCTGGAAGCATTGCCAGTAGTACTTTCGCAGGATTCACCTTATTTAGAATTTTTAGAGAAGTTTCGGAGCAATTTACGCCGAATTGGTGGTAGAGACTTAAAGGTAGTTTTAATTACTAGCACGAGTAGCCAAGAAGGTAAGACGACAAGTGCTTATAACTTGGGGATAGCTTCTGCGCGTGCAGGCAAAAGAACCTTAATTATTGAAACAGATTTGCGATCGCCTTCCCGTTGTACTTCCCTCAAGGTTACTTCTGACCCCGATGCAATTATTGAACCTCTGCATTATTACGCTAGCTTGAGTGAATGTATCCGCTTAGTACCTGATGTAGAAAATTTATATATTCTTCCTAGTCCTGGGCCTGTACGTCAATCTGCTGCTGTTCTTGAATCGAGCGAAATGCGACGGCTCATAGAAGATGTACGTCAACGCTATGATTTAGTAATTTTAGATACTAATTCTCTAAGTTTATCCAATGATGCTTTGTTAATTCAACCTTATAGTGATGGTATAGTGTTGGTAGCACGACCAAATTATACACAAGAAAATATGTTTGGTGAAGCTATTGATCAATTGGTTGAATCTGAGTTGGGATTGTTAGGAGCAATTATCAATGGTACTGACATTATAGTTACTGTACCTGAAACAGTTATACAATCGCCAACATCTTCGCGTGACATAGAAGCCGAAGCTGAAGAAGTGTCAGCTGGTGTTAATAATAATAACTAA
- a CDS encoding polysaccharide biosynthesis/export family protein, which translates to MFMALNYHMRAFSALCFVSLQVGVFLTTPMQLVVAQPLQPEGQSPGQPPSPPPGAEVVPPSANNEVSPQLSRYLLGPGDGINVILQRPPGPYRLGIGDAISVSVQRFPDLSFQAQINPEGNIIVPLLGTVSLQGLTLAEAQAKIRSGLNRYVIDPVIVLSLVGQRPDFSFQAVISPEGNIVVPQVGTVSLQGLSLEEAQEKIRLGLSRIFVDPIIVVSLAGTRPVQVTISGEVFRPGIYPIGSPTPRVADALLIAGGSTLTADLRQVQVRRKLMDGSVVSQTIDLYAALQNGGSIPNLRLQDGDAITIPRREVGSDDGYDRNLVARSSLAQPQIRVRVLNYAAGGIATQALANGSTFVDALGGINLDTADLRNIALVRFDAERGRAVTQKLDAKKALGGDASQNVPLQDNDVIVVGRNLIGRITNLLSTITQPFFNVRSFLDFFNNFGGSR; encoded by the coding sequence ATGTTCATGGCTCTCAATTATCATATGCGTGCATTCAGCGCCTTGTGTTTTGTCAGTCTTCAGGTAGGAGTTTTCTTAACAACACCTATGCAACTTGTTGTTGCTCAGCCTTTACAACCTGAAGGACAATCGCCAGGGCAACCTCCCTCACCTCCACCAGGCGCTGAGGTTGTACCTCCGAGTGCAAACAACGAAGTTTCTCCCCAACTCAGTCGTTACCTCTTAGGGCCAGGAGATGGTATTAACGTTATACTTCAGCGTCCTCCCGGCCCATACCGCTTAGGGATAGGAGATGCTATTAGCGTTTCAGTACAGCGGTTTCCAGATTTGAGCTTTCAAGCCCAAATTAATCCAGAAGGTAACATTATAGTGCCGTTGCTTGGAACAGTTTCCTTACAAGGTTTAACTTTGGCAGAAGCACAAGCAAAAATTCGCTCTGGCTTAAATCGTTATGTTATCGATCCAGTTATAGTTTTATCACTAGTAGGGCAGCGTCCAGACTTTAGTTTTCAAGCTGTAATTAGTCCAGAGGGTAACATTGTCGTGCCACAAGTAGGAACAGTGTCCTTACAAGGCTTGAGTTTAGAAGAAGCACAAGAAAAAATTCGCTTGGGTTTAAGCCGCATTTTTGTCGATCCGATTATAGTAGTATCTTTAGCAGGGACGCGACCAGTTCAAGTTACTATTAGCGGCGAAGTATTTCGACCAGGAATTTATCCTATTGGTTCACCAACACCCCGCGTTGCTGATGCCTTGCTAATAGCTGGTGGATCAACTTTGACCGCAGACCTACGGCAAGTACAAGTACGCAGAAAGTTAATGGATGGTTCTGTGGTTTCACAAACTATTGACTTATATGCAGCTTTGCAAAATGGTGGTTCAATTCCTAATTTACGTCTACAAGACGGAGATGCAATAACTATCCCACGTCGTGAAGTCGGTAGTGATGATGGTTATGACCGCAATTTAGTAGCACGTTCATCCCTAGCTCAGCCGCAGATTAGAGTCCGGGTTTTAAACTACGCTGCTGGAGGAATTGCAACTCAAGCACTGGCTAACGGTAGTACATTTGTGGATGCTTTAGGAGGCATAAATCTCGACACTGCTGACCTCCGAAATATTGCTTTGGTTCGTTTTGATGCTGAACGAGGTAGAGCCGTTACTCAGAAACTTGATGCAAAAAAAGCTCTGGGCGGCGATGCTTCTCAAAACGTGCCACTTCAAGATAATGATGTTATTGTTGTTGGTCGGAACCTCATCGGCAGAATTACTAATTTACTCAGTACTATTACCCAACCCTTTTTCAATGTCCGCTCATTTCTTGACTTTTTTAATAACTTCGGTGGCTCAAGATAG
- a CDS encoding cyanoexosortase B system-associated protein: MTSLSKFFKENQLNQVVALLLLLLLLLLGGLPGYLTGHWQWKQPPPVTNLKELRHIRKIGLTLPGWQTIEQSEQLIGEHKWSLQIIKKENSEDQAIILLLPQNGPMDQPEVEWTEVNGWGRSRWGKWDVAQYRSAEFTIKQLSKSLSQAETKVEATFFRAATPQQTFAVLQWYAMPNGGNPSPLNWFIADQVAQWSKNRIPWVGVSILIPIEPLGQVEKSWSLARSLGETVQATLMAGPL; the protein is encoded by the coding sequence ATGACTTCCTTATCTAAATTTTTCAAAGAAAACCAATTAAATCAGGTAGTAGCACTTTTGTTACTGCTACTGTTGTTGTTACTGGGAGGGCTTCCTGGTTACCTGACAGGGCATTGGCAATGGAAACAGCCGCCACCTGTTACTAACCTTAAAGAACTAAGACATATACGCAAGATAGGGCTAACCCTTCCTGGCTGGCAAACTATTGAACAAAGCGAACAACTGATTGGTGAACACAAATGGTCTTTGCAGATAATTAAAAAAGAAAACTCAGAAGATCAGGCAATTATACTTTTACTGCCGCAAAACGGCCCTATGGATCAGCCAGAGGTGGAATGGACAGAAGTTAACGGCTGGGGAAGGTCGCGTTGGGGAAAATGGGACGTAGCTCAATATCGCTCTGCTGAATTTACTATCAAACAACTCTCAAAATCGTTATCTCAGGCTGAGACTAAGGTAGAAGCTACATTCTTTCGTGCCGCTACACCACAACAAACCTTTGCTGTGTTGCAATGGTACGCCATGCCAAACGGGGGAAATCCATCACCTTTAAATTGGTTTATAGCAGATCAAGTAGCACAGTGGAGTAAGAACCGCATTCCTTGGGTAGGCGTAAGTATTCTCATTCCCATAGAGCCTTTGGGGCAGGTAGAGAAATCTTGGAGTTTAGCCCGATCGCTTGGAGAAACAGTGCAAGCTACATTAATGGCAGGCCCCTTGTAA
- the crtB gene encoding cyanoexosortase B, with translation MVLQRQVKNTNASGLINLAILGVLLLLYAPVLLHWVDGWLHKNISTEHEYFSHGIIGLPFAAYIAWMNRKTWKRLPNITHPLGAVLLILGGVFYLSGVTEWVNLSLPVILAGLCLWFKGISGLRSQGFPLVLVFLATPTALPYLIAPYTLPLQSFIAGTAGFILNQFGMQVTVDEINLYVGGRIVEVAPYCAGLKMLFTTLYVCLMLLYWTGTLSSRRPTIWFLSIAVVISISANIIRNTLLTFFHGTGQEAAFQWLHEGWGGDLYSACMLLLLVPLLNWINSYFLATPETQPEEEN, from the coding sequence ATGGTACTTCAGCGACAGGTTAAAAACACAAATGCATCAGGTTTGATTAACCTAGCTATTTTAGGTGTTTTGCTACTACTTTATGCTCCTGTTTTACTACACTGGGTAGACGGGTGGCTACACAAAAATATCAGTACAGAACACGAATATTTCAGTCATGGCATTATTGGTTTACCATTTGCCGCTTACATAGCTTGGATGAACCGGAAAACGTGGAAACGTTTGCCAAATATTACTCATCCTTTGGGGGCTGTTCTTTTGATATTAGGCGGAGTTTTTTATCTTAGCGGTGTTACAGAGTGGGTTAACCTTTCCTTGCCCGTTATCCTGGCAGGATTGTGCTTGTGGTTTAAGGGGATATCAGGATTGCGATCGCAAGGATTTCCTTTGGTGCTAGTATTTCTAGCAACTCCAACAGCACTACCCTACCTGATTGCTCCCTATACTCTACCTCTTCAAAGCTTCATTGCTGGGACAGCAGGTTTCATTCTCAATCAGTTTGGGATGCAAGTAACTGTCGATGAGATAAATCTGTATGTGGGAGGACGAATTGTAGAAGTTGCTCCCTATTGTGCAGGGCTGAAAATGTTGTTCACGACTCTCTACGTCTGCTTAATGCTGCTGTATTGGACAGGTACTTTATCTTCACGCCGCCCAACTATTTGGTTTTTATCTATTGCTGTCGTCATCAGCATTAGTGCCAACATCATTCGGAACACACTACTGACATTTTTTCACGGCACAGGTCAAGAAGCGGCTTTTCAATGGCTACATGAGGGCTGGGGTGGTGATCTCTACTCTGCTTGTATGCTGTTATTATTAGTACCTTTGCTAAATTGGATTAATAGTTATTTTTTGGCAACTCCAGAAACTCAGCCAGAAGAAGAAAATTAG
- a CDS encoding DegT/DnrJ/EryC1/StrS aminotransferase family protein, whose translation MTIKIPFVDLKLQHKPIQTQLQQAIQSVLEQGDFILGQALSDFEAAFATVSGTEYGVGVASGTDAIALGLQACNIGTGDEVILPANTFVATLIGVLRAGAKPILVDCDPQTALIDLEAAAKAITPHTKAIIPVHLYGQMVSPRQLLDFADTYKLLIFEDAAQAHLAQRDGYVAGSVGIAAAFSFYPSKNLGAFGDGGILLTRDSDVAKKMVRLRNYGASQKYFHTEPGTNSRLDTLQAAILHQKLPYLPQWNRDRLTIAQQYDAELAPLATAGIIPMHNQSGTGHVYHLYVIKIDESCPIEREKLQEKFTAAGVQTGIHYPIPCHLQPAFLSLGYQQGDFPQAEKLSKQILSLPMYPGLSSSQVQEVVAVITQAVSKDSPLENPASASVENIAA comes from the coding sequence ATGACGATTAAAATTCCTTTTGTAGACCTTAAATTACAACACAAGCCGATTCAAACGCAACTGCAACAAGCAATTCAGTCTGTACTAGAACAGGGAGATTTTATTTTAGGACAAGCACTCTCAGATTTTGAAGCAGCATTTGCGACCGTATCTGGAACAGAATATGGGGTAGGTGTTGCATCAGGAACAGATGCGATCGCCCTCGGATTACAAGCGTGTAATATTGGCACTGGTGATGAGGTAATTTTACCAGCTAACACATTTGTGGCGACATTGATTGGAGTGTTACGTGCTGGTGCGAAACCAATTTTAGTAGATTGTGATCCCCAAACAGCTTTAATTGACTTAGAAGCAGCAGCCAAGGCTATTACACCTCATACCAAAGCAATTATTCCTGTGCATCTGTATGGGCAGATGGTATCACCACGGCAGCTATTAGATTTTGCAGATACCTACAAACTGTTAATTTTTGAAGATGCAGCACAAGCACACTTAGCCCAAAGAGATGGATATGTAGCTGGTTCAGTAGGAATAGCAGCAGCTTTTAGTTTCTATCCCAGCAAAAATTTAGGAGCATTTGGGGATGGGGGGATACTTTTAACGCGAGATTCAGATGTAGCCAAGAAGATGGTACGCTTACGGAATTATGGTGCATCGCAAAAATATTTTCATACCGAACCAGGTACTAACAGCCGCTTAGATACCTTACAAGCCGCTATCTTGCATCAAAAACTACCATATTTACCACAGTGGAATCGCGATCGCCTAACTATTGCCCAGCAGTATGATGCAGAACTAGCACCTTTAGCAACCGCTGGCATTATCCCCATGCACAACCAAAGTGGCACAGGACACGTTTATCATCTTTATGTCATCAAAATAGACGAATCTTGCCCTATAGAACGTGAAAAACTCCAGGAAAAATTCACCGCAGCAGGAGTTCAAACAGGTATTCACTACCCAATTCCCTGTCATCTTCAACCAGCATTCCTCAGCTTAGGCTACCAGCAAGGAGACTTTCCTCAAGCAGAAAAGCTTTCAAAGCAAATATTATCCTTACCTATGTATCCTGGTTTGAGTAGTAGTCAAGTTCAAGAAGTTGTAGCAGTGATTACTCAGGCAGTTTCAAAAGATTCTCCATTAGAGAACCCTGCCTCTGCTTCCGTGGAGAATATCGCAGCCTGA